Below is a window of Thermoanaerobaculia bacterium DNA.
GAAGGAGTCCCAGGCCTCGAGCCCGTCCGACGCGCGATCGAGCTTTGCCTGACCTTTCCCGTCGTAGCCCGATCGCGCCGTCTTCAGGACCGCTGGGGCTCCGATCAGCGCGACCGCGGCCTCGAGCTCCGCGGCCGACGTCACCGGGGCGAACTCGACGACCGGGAATCCTTCGCGGGAAAGAAAGCTCTTCTCGCGGATCCGGTTCTGCACGACGTGAAGAACGTCCCCGCCGGGACGGACCGGCGCGGCCTCGGCCGCCGCTTTCGCCGTCTCGCCGGGCACGTTCTCGAACTCGAACGTCACGACGTCCACGTCGCGCGCGAAGGCGCGTACCGCGTCGAGATCCTCGTACGGCGCGCAGATCTCGCGGTCGGACACCTGTCCCGTCGGCGTGTCGTCGTCGGGAGAAAACGTGTGGACGCGGTAACCCATCCGGCGCGCGGCGATCGCGAACAATCGGCCGAGCTGGCCGCTTCCGAGCACCCCGACGGTCGACCCGGGAAGGATGGGGGTCATGCGCGGAGAAGTCGCGGGTCGCGAGTCGCGGGTCGCCTGTCACGTCCGGTTCCCGACTCGGAACTCGGAACTCGGGACTCGAGACTCGGGCCGAAGCTCATTCCAGCGTCTCTCCCATCACCCGCTGCGTCTGTTCCTCGCGGAATCGCCGGAGCTTCTCGCGGAGCTCCGGGCGCGTCGAACCGAGGATCGCGACGGCGAGGAGACCGGCGTTGGACGCTCCGGCCTTGCCGATCGCGAGGGTGGCGACGGGGACGCCCGCCGGCATCTGGACGATCGAGAGGAGCGAGTCGATTCCCTTGAGCGTGCGGCTCTCGACGGGAACGCCGAGGACGGGAAGGATCGTGTGGGCCGCGATCATGCCGGGAAGATGGGCGGCGCCGCCCGCTCCCGCGATCACGACCTCGAGGCCGCGCGACACCGCGTTCTCGGCGTACTCCGCCATCCATTTCGGAGTCCGGTGCGCGGAAACGACGCGCGATTCGTGCGGAACGCCGAAACGCCCCAGGACTTCCGCCGCCTCCCGCATCGTTTCCCAGTCGGATTTGCTCCCCATGACGATCCCCACGAGAGGCGCCTTCGGGTCGCGATTCATGCCCCATGATAATGGTTTTCCCCGCCCGGCCGCCGTGCGCGCGCGGCTCCCTTCCCGATGCGAATTCGCTGGGGTTGAGTAAAAATCATCAGGCGACGCTTCGGCGTTCATGAATAATCGGGCGGAAATCAGAGGAGGTCGGAGCATGGAATTCGGTCGCTTCGGGGGCGCTCCCGCGGGTTCGCGCATCGGTTTCGAGAACGGCGCCGTCGCCGTCCCCGACGACCCGGTGATCCCGTTCATCCGGGGCGACGGCACGGGCCCGGACATCTGGAAGGCGACGCAGGCCGTCCTCGACGCGGCGGTGAAGAAGGCGTTCGGGGCCCGCAAGCGGATCGCGTGGTTCGAGGTCTTCGCGGGGGAGACCGCCCACGAGCGATTCGGAGACTGGCTGCCGCAGGAGACGGTGGACGCGATCTCGTACTTCCGCGTCGCGATCAAGGGGCCGCTCACGACGCCGATCGGCGGCGGGTTCCGGTCGCTCAACGTCACGCTCCGCCAGCTCCTGGACCTCTACGCCTGCATCCGGCCGGTCCGCTGGTTCGAAAACGTCCCGTCGCCCGTCAAGCGGCCGCAGGACGTCGACATGATCATCTTTCGAGAGAACATCGAGGACGTCTACGCCGGCATCGAATGGAAGGCGGGCTCCCCGGAAGCCGACCGCCTGATCGGCGTGATCGGCGAGATCGGGAAGAAGATCCGTCCCGGTTCGGCGATCGGCGTCAAGCCCGTTTCCGAGATCGGCTGCAAGCGGCTCGTCCGGAAGGCGATCCGCTACGCGATCGATCACCGCAAGCCCTCCGTGACCCTCGTCCACAAGGGCAACATCATGAAGTACACGGAAGGCGCGTTCCGGGACTGGGGATACGAGGTCGCGCGGACGGAATTCGCCGATCACACGATCGCGGAGTCGGACCTCGGCGGCGCACCCGTCCCGGCGGGGAAGGTCGTCGTGCGGGACCGCATCGCGGACTCCATGTTCCAGCAGGCCCTGCTCCGGCCCGCGGAATACTCGGTGGTCGCGACGACGAACCTGAACGGCGACTACCTCTCGGACGCTCTCGCGGCGCAGGTCGGCGGACTCGGGATGGCTCCCGGCT
It encodes the following:
- a CDS encoding ATP-grasp domain-containing protein, with translation MTPILPGSTVGVLGSGQLGRLFAIAARRMGYRVHTFSPDDDTPTGQVSDREICAPYEDLDAVRAFARDVDVVTFEFENVPGETAKAAAEAAPVRPGGDVLHVVQNRIREKSFLSREGFPVVEFAPVTSAAELEAAVALIGAPAVLKTARSGYDGKGQAKLDRASDGLEAWDSFGRVESILERFVSFETEISVVVARALDGTVSDFGAIENEHRNHILD
- the purE gene encoding 5-(carboxyamino)imidazole ribonucleotide mutase, encoding MNRDPKAPLVGIVMGSKSDWETMREAAEVLGRFGVPHESRVVSAHRTPKWMAEYAENAVSRGLEVVIAGAGGAAHLPGMIAAHTILPVLGVPVESRTLKGIDSLLSIVQMPAGVPVATLAIGKAGASNAGLLAVAILGSTRPELREKLRRFREEQTQRVMGETLE
- the icd gene encoding isocitrate dehydrogenase (NADP(+)), producing MEFGRFGGAPAGSRIGFENGAVAVPDDPVIPFIRGDGTGPDIWKATQAVLDAAVKKAFGARKRIAWFEVFAGETAHERFGDWLPQETVDAISYFRVAIKGPLTTPIGGGFRSLNVTLRQLLDLYACIRPVRWFENVPSPVKRPQDVDMIIFRENIEDVYAGIEWKAGSPEADRLIGVIGEIGKKIRPGSAIGVKPVSEIGCKRLVRKAIRYAIDHRKPSVTLVHKGNIMKYTEGAFRDWGYEVARTEFADHTIAESDLGGAPVPAGKVVVRDRIADSMFQQALLRPAEYSVVATTNLNGDYLSDALAAQVGGLGMAPGSNEGIEHAVFEATHGTAPKYANLDKINPSSLILSGVMMLEYLGWRDAAAAVERAVGKTLGQKIMTYDLARQTEGAKEVGTSGFAQALIGNL